Proteins encoded in a region of the Synergistaceae bacterium genome:
- a CDS encoding type II toxin-antitoxin system death-on-curing family toxin produces MHNLTNLTVEQVIKLHTDLVMASGGSDGIRDMGLLDSAVNAPFQSFGGYDVYPTIYEKAARLGYGLAQNHAFIDGNKRIAAHAVLTFLSLNGIEIDCTEFELFSLFYKLAASEISFENLVDWIKTHEAH; encoded by the coding sequence ATGCATAATTTAACAAATTTAACAGTTGAACAAGTTATTAAGCTGCACACGGATTTAGTAATGGCATCAGGAGGCAGCGACGGCATAAGAGATATGGGACTTCTTGACTCGGCAGTTAATGCCCCGTTTCAGTCGTTCGGCGGCTATGACGTTTACCCGACAATTTACGAGAAAGCGGCACGGCTGGGCTATGGTCTTGCACAAAATCATGCATTTATTGACGGCAATAAAAGAATCGCGGCTCATGCTGTGTTGACTTTCTTGTCATTGAACGGGATAGAGATAGACTGCACAGAGTTTGAATTATTCTCGTTATTCTATAAGCTGGCAGCCTCTGAAATCTCCTTTGAAAATCTCGTCGACTGGATAAAGACTCACGAAGCCCACTAA
- a CDS encoding SDR family oxidoreductase, whose amino-acid sequence MLENIFSLDKKIALITGGNGGLGLAVAEIFREAGASVIICGRKVESSQDFYAIKCDITNQDSINSLFTEIANKFNRLDILVNCAGKNILKPAEDYDSDSFLDVMNLNINALHNVTREAGKRFMIPQRSGKILNLSSVKSIIGTDKDYIAYCTSKGALNMYTKQLACEWGKYNINVNAIAPTFVRTPINSFQLDNKIFYESLINRIPLGRIGQKKDIAAAALFLCSEAADFITGQILCVDGGLTARQ is encoded by the coding sequence ATGCTTGAAAATATTTTCTCACTTGATAAAAAAATTGCGCTCATAACAGGAGGTAACGGAGGACTCGGACTTGCTGTAGCTGAAATTTTCAGGGAGGCGGGGGCGAGTGTTATTATTTGCGGCCGAAAAGTTGAGAGTTCACAAGATTTTTACGCTATTAAATGCGACATCACGAATCAGGACTCTATTAATTCACTATTTACCGAGATTGCTAATAAATTTAATAGACTCGATATTCTTGTAAATTGTGCCGGCAAAAATATTTTAAAACCTGCTGAAGATTATGACTCTGACTCATTTCTTGACGTTATGAACTTGAATATTAACGCGCTTCACAATGTAACACGCGAGGCCGGGAAGAGATTCATGATTCCTCAGAGATCCGGCAAAATATTAAATCTCTCTTCAGTTAAAAGCATAATCGGCACCGATAAAGACTATATTGCATACTGCACGAGCAAAGGCGCATTAAACATGTACACAAAGCAGCTCGCATGTGAATGGGGCAAATATAATATAAACGTGAACGCTATAGCACCGACATTTGTGAGAACGCCTATAAATTCATTTCAGCTTGATAATAAAATTTTTTATGAGAGTTTAATAAATCGTATACCATTAGGACGAATCGGGCAGAAAAAGGACATTGCGGCGGCGGCTTTGTTTTTATGCAGTGAGGCAGCAGATTTTATAACGGGTCAAATTTTGTGCGTTGACGGGGGATTAACGGCGAGACAATAA
- a CDS encoding cyclase family protein — translation MKTVYDLGGGLRLVDLSKLVDPATETRRCKLHRFNTGGPIPDFHTNVDIMTHLGTHAECPYHHNDDWPDVTGVPLTTFVGRGVYVDFKESCAPNSHITAKDLDREAKKVREGDIVIIDSSYKLNPFTPDTNTEKDKRLFVNGETAEWFKAKKVKAVGFGDGVSIENCNEDVKPFHDILLAENIIFIEVLKNLESLQKDVFFMSFAPLPIVGLDSSPVHAYAIEGIKEFSE, via the coding sequence ATGAAAACTGTATACGATTTAGGCGGAGGCTTAAGACTCGTAGATTTGTCAAAACTTGTTGACCCTGCTACGGAGACTCGGCGCTGTAAATTGCATAGATTCAACACTGGCGGGCCGATTCCTGATTTTCACACGAATGTTGACATTATGACTCATTTAGGAACTCACGCGGAATGTCCCTATCATCATAATGACGACTGGCCGGATGTTACTGGAGTCCCCCTGACTACTTTTGTAGGGCGCGGCGTTTATGTTGATTTCAAGGAGTCATGCGCTCCGAACTCGCATATTACTGCCAAAGATTTAGACCGTGAAGCCAAGAAAGTACGCGAGGGCGATATTGTAATAATTGACTCGTCGTATAAATTGAATCCCTTCACGCCTGACACTAACACGGAGAAAGACAAAAGATTATTCGTGAACGGTGAGACTGCGGAATGGTTCAAAGCTAAGAAAGTAAAAGCTGTAGGATTCGGGGACGGCGTTTCTATTGAGAATTGCAACGAGGACGTAAAGCCATTTCACGATATTTTGCTTGCTGAAAATATTATATTTATTGAAGTCTTGAAAAATTTAGAGAGCCTGCAAAAAGATGTATTCTTTATGTCATTTGCGCCGCTTCCAATCGTGGGACTTGACTCTAGCCCTGTTCACGCATATGCAATTGAGGGTATAAAGGAGTTTTCCGAATAA
- a CDS encoding M28 family peptidase, with protein sequence MPAINRYIKILSIPELSQRRKALENVLSSEGINYESQNNQDIINYEFESGQNYKYLFSAHYDNYRLSTGANDNIAAICILIDLYKELSAKKIPAKFLFTDAEETHHAGAKFYAQTHNLKALKGIINLDLCGYGDVITIKGNIKRFTNKNLLSRHNAELVKYLPESDDIIYRKYNVPVINLAIVPKWDVQYLKALASFGDRLLGQPPEFDLIFSQMEITQTFHGGIKDSPEFIQDSAMEKIFNYLLDSITYKQEEKGSKSCLKIFSHLIKKLRS encoded by the coding sequence ATGCCTGCTATTAATAGATATATAAAAATTTTGTCGATCCCTGAATTATCCCAGCGGCGCAAAGCACTTGAAAATGTTTTATCGTCTGAGGGCATTAATTACGAATCGCAAAATAATCAGGATATAATTAATTATGAGTTCGAGTCAGGGCAGAATTATAAATATTTATTCTCGGCTCATTATGATAATTACAGGCTTTCCACCGGAGCAAATGACAATATAGCGGCAATTTGCATATTGATTGATTTATATAAAGAGTTAAGCGCGAAAAAGATTCCCGCAAAATTTTTATTTACTGACGCAGAAGAAACACATCACGCCGGAGCAAAATTTTACGCCCAGACTCATAATTTGAAGGCTCTTAAGGGAATAATAAATCTTGATTTATGCGGTTACGGGGACGTAATCACAATAAAGGGGAATATAAAGCGATTCACTAATAAAAATTTACTCTCAAGACATAATGCGGAACTCGTGAAATATTTACCCGAAAGCGATGATATAATTTATCGCAAATATAATGTCCCAGTAATAAATTTAGCAATCGTGCCAAAGTGGGACGTGCAATATTTAAAGGCTCTTGCGTCGTTCGGTGATAGATTGTTAGGCCAGCCGCCTGAATTTGATTTAATTTTTTCGCAGATGGAGATAACACAGACATTTCACGGGGGAATTAAAGACTCGCCGGAATTTATACAGGACTCGGCAATGGAGAAAATTTTTAATTATTTGCTTGACTCGATTACATATAAACAGGAGGAAAAAGGGAGTAAATCATGCTTGAAAATATTTTCTCACTTGATAAAAAAATTGCGCTCATAA
- a CDS encoding YhcH/YjgK/YiaL family protein, whose product MRGDSIMLYGNIYNEFFETQLKLLPAPLAAALRFLKDNDLAKHEPGKFDIKLADTSMILQVLDIETSSRGNLRPEIHRKFIDVQFLCSGGPENAAYYNDDGNNIIDEDLLNTPRDILFYKNNDRVREGIIPLEIGTFAIYFPWDVHVPAIAVNNIPAKIRKIVIKVPLNACY is encoded by the coding sequence ATGCGAGGCGATTCTATTATGCTATATGGAAATATTTATAATGAGTTTTTCGAGACACAGTTAAAATTATTACCTGCTCCCCTTGCTGCTGCGTTAAGATTTCTCAAAGATAACGACTTAGCAAAACACGAGCCCGGAAAATTTGATATAAAACTTGCTGATACTTCCATGATTTTGCAGGTCTTAGACATTGAGACGAGTTCACGCGGGAATTTACGCCCTGAGATTCACCGGAAATTTATAGACGTTCAATTTTTATGCTCAGGAGGGCCGGAAAATGCAGCTTATTACAACGATGACGGCAATAATATAATTGACGAGGATTTATTGAACACTCCGCGCGATATTTTATTTTACAAGAATAATGACAGAGTCCGTGAAGGCATAATACCTTTAGAAATAGGCACGTTTGCTATTTATTTTCCGTGGGATGTTCACGTCCCGGCAATTGCTGTAAATAATATTCCCGCAAAGATTCGCAAAATAGTTATCAAAGTCCCGTTAAATGCCTGCTATTAA
- a CDS encoding ketopantoate reductase family protein, giving the protein MRIAVIGAGAMGSIYGGRLSQHNEVYLVDTNPTVIETVNSQGLTLEENGENKIFHPKAIASTEALEPVDLIILFVKALYSRAALESNKHLIGPHTYLLTLQNGSGHEDILSGFASSDRIIIGTTEDNGAVIAPGHIRHGGKGNTNVGMLVKDSDSFLPKLKEAFDSCGFNVRIHENIQQLIWNKLFVNVALSAVTGVLKCEIGFITDNENAFTLSKKLLHEAVTVAHALNLKADEDELLDEIKEVAKNSPHGITSICADMRAGRRTEVDTISGSVVRAAAKCGVPVPCHEFIVNLIHAMENIKN; this is encoded by the coding sequence ATGAGAATCGCTGTAATCGGTGCGGGGGCAATGGGTTCAATTTACGGCGGGAGATTATCACAGCACAATGAAGTATATTTAGTTGATACAAATCCTACAGTAATTGAGACTGTGAACTCTCAGGGCTTAACACTTGAGGAGAACGGCGAAAATAAAATCTTTCACCCTAAGGCAATAGCAAGCACTGAAGCTCTTGAGCCTGTTGACCTGATTATATTATTCGTGAAGGCTTTATATTCACGCGCGGCACTTGAGAGTAATAAACATTTAATCGGCCCTCATACTTATTTATTGACATTGCAAAATGGCTCAGGGCATGAAGATATTTTATCGGGCTTTGCTAGCTCTGACAGAATCATAATCGGCACAACTGAAGACAACGGCGCAGTAATAGCCCCCGGACATATCAGGCACGGCGGGAAGGGTAATACAAACGTGGGAATGCTCGTTAAAGATTCTGACTCGTTTTTGCCCAAATTGAAGGAAGCTTTTGACTCATGCGGCTTTAATGTCAGGATTCACGAGAATATACAGCAATTAATTTGGAATAAATTATTTGTAAATGTCGCTTTGAGTGCAGTAACAGGCGTGCTTAAATGTGAAATCGGCTTTATAACTGATAACGAGAATGCTTTTACACTCTCTAAAAAATTATTACATGAGGCCGTAACAGTAGCACACGCGCTAAATCTCAAAGCAGACGAGGACGAATTACTTGACGAGATTAAGGAAGTCGCGAAAAATTCCCCGCATGGTATCACGTCAATATGTGCAGACATGAGAGCGGGCCGGCGCACTGAAGTAGACACTATAAGCGGATCAGTTGTGAGAGCTGCTGCAAAATGCGGAGTCCCTGTTCCTTGTCATGAATTTATCGTGAATTTGATTCATGCTATGGAAAATATAAAGAATTAA
- the rpoC gene encoding DNA-directed RNA polymerase subunit beta', translating into MPIKEITGVRIKLATPDRIREISNGEVTKPETINYRTLRPETDGLFCEKIFGPTRSYECKCGKYKRSGPKFKGVICEHCGVEVTDNRVRRERMGHIDLAVPVVHIWYLRGIPSRLSLLLGTSAKDLEKVIYFAPTRKNEKAYKVIDSSRPDLAPRGAIVSESELKIHTHYDENFQYEEAFILEGIENVPVDVGDLITASQAAKYKTDYGDESIKIEPAFVLSKANEDLGLEAGAIVPASKADNDSVRAKIGNNDAFIVTGAVKIPYGKGEILSRSELNFIEQKYPGRFRVAHNEKLVDDPCHLVIEPGKSPFNQADVIYERQQILCKAYDEEFEAGIGADGVQTLINRLDLDLLADSLREQIADTTGQKKRKLVKRLQVVEDFRKSDSQPQSMILNVLPVIPPDLRPLVQLDGGRFATSDLNDLYRRVINRNNRLKKLQALNAPEIIIRNEKRMLQECVDALIDNGRVGKAVLGAGSRPLKSLTDLLRGKKGRFRQNLLGKRVDYSGRSVIVIGPSLKIYQCGLPKQMALELFKPFVIRRLVEGGLAPNVKNAKRKIEKGGGEVWEILENIIKDHPVMLNRAPTLHRLGIQAFEPVLMEGKAIRLHPMVCTAFNADFDGDQMAVHVPLSIEAQAEARLLMLSANNLLSPASGKPVVTPTQDIVLGVYYLTDMRDGLKGEGMHFSDMDDVMSAISHGAVHVNARIWLKENPELWPNLKGRRKYTHNGGAVIVDNAESIKGNPRVVFFETSPGRVMFNNKIAPKLRFVNEQLDKKRIGRLLDDAYDQVDRPGVVEMLDQIKALGYHWAARSGISFGVQAVRIPDEKAVITSKTQAEDNIAKDNYEMGLLTYDEYLDQKSKLWAEATRTIAEKIKEHMSLDNPVRMMVDSGARGSLGQMGQMAGIRGLMADPTGKTIDYPITANFREGMNMLEYFISTHGARKGLADTALRTAKSGYLTRRLVDVSQDLIITEHDCGTDKGISIRPLLSEGKVMIGIADRIAGRTSLHDISANGELIVKSGEIITERLAKKIEAAGINEVWVRSPLACSLKKGICQKCYGTDLSSRQLVPIGEAVGVVAAQSIGEPGTQLTMRTFHTGGVRSAEDITQGLPRIEQLFEVRRPRKVAILAGIDGHVEEIRSNEGKRKVIISNDDGTEKITHAIPSGQEIREDIEEGAEVSKDTLLTEGSVDPQQLLEVEGLDAVQKMLVDEIQYVYHSQGVSINNKHIEVILRKVAPLNKVRVIEEGDTSFVAGDMVFEDEVEKVKAEIIDDNEKRIKTALDSFEGDLLIDADRVDEETQEFIGKELDEEALTKILTPGSSVNMLTIQHEDQIVDVILGRAAFRKKMEGLRLVRDVKTAKGKVKKGVKLGRDELRKITSGDPVIIRVRDRDTLTRITNNKWAAEDVMTGTRLIQPQDTLLSDKYAQDMSDSGIRDVKVWSAVEKVDIIDSMKKLLMNKELWDKELFEDGEATGRHIDAQVIEDFATGKIQVIETEDGRVTRQDVLIKLLMGKLRNKILLDLKVEDPSLIKYVEIKVGKLEQPEDSQISESKPEPAPEQKNEPEIEPEPEDISALFEDDDEDDSPILAMTPAKPEVKAKSKPTPEPAISESIFESESEDEEEDDDERFKFRPGMELKASLIEEIAKLNPLEIIARAANAKADEYHLIRDYTFVRKMREMPECKPFIHGITKAALATDSFLSAASFQQTAQVLAGAAVKGELDPLNGLKENVIIGHLIPAGTGAEPFRGITYKPTRKKAPEPIEGQFIEPNISTSDIFAE; encoded by the coding sequence ATGGAGAAGTTACTAAACCTGAGACGATTAATTACAGGACTTTACGCCCGGAGACAGACGGGTTATTTTGCGAAAAAATTTTTGGCCCTACTCGCAGTTATGAGTGCAAATGCGGAAAATATAAACGTTCAGGCCCGAAATTTAAAGGCGTTATCTGTGAACATTGCGGCGTTGAAGTAACTGACAACAGAGTTAGACGCGAAAGAATGGGACATATCGATTTGGCCGTCCCTGTCGTTCATATATGGTACTTGCGCGGAATTCCCAGCCGGTTAAGTTTGTTGCTCGGAACTAGCGCAAAGGATCTCGAAAAAGTTATATATTTTGCTCCTACAAGAAAGAACGAGAAGGCTTATAAAGTCATTGACTCGAGCCGGCCCGATCTTGCTCCGAGGGGTGCTATTGTCTCAGAAAGCGAGCTGAAGATTCATACTCACTACGATGAAAATTTTCAGTATGAAGAGGCATTTATACTCGAAGGAATCGAAAATGTCCCCGTTGATGTAGGAGATCTTATAACGGCCTCACAAGCTGCGAAATATAAGACTGATTACGGCGATGAGAGCATAAAAATAGAACCCGCTTTTGTGTTAAGCAAGGCAAATGAAGATTTAGGACTTGAGGCGGGGGCAATTGTACCAGCTTCTAAGGCTGATAATGACTCAGTACGTGCTAAGATCGGAAATAATGACGCTTTTATTGTAACCGGTGCCGTAAAGATTCCATACGGTAAGGGCGAAATTTTGTCGCGCAGTGAGTTAAATTTTATTGAGCAGAAATACCCCGGAAGATTCAGAGTCGCCCATAATGAAAAACTTGTAGATGATCCCTGCCACTTAGTAATTGAGCCGGGCAAATCTCCGTTTAATCAGGCTGATGTAATTTACGAACGTCAGCAAATTTTATGCAAGGCCTATGACGAAGAATTTGAGGCCGGTATAGGTGCAGACGGAGTCCAGACTCTTATAAATAGGCTTGATTTAGATTTGCTTGCTGACTCATTGCGTGAACAGATTGCAGACACGACCGGGCAGAAAAAAAGAAAGCTCGTTAAACGCCTTCAAGTTGTAGAAGATTTCAGAAAGAGTGACTCACAGCCGCAGTCTATGATCTTGAATGTATTACCGGTTATTCCCCCGGATTTAAGGCCTCTAGTGCAGTTAGACGGCGGAAGATTCGCTACAAGTGATTTAAATGATTTGTACAGGCGTGTTATAAATCGTAATAACAGGCTTAAGAAATTACAGGCTCTTAATGCTCCTGAAATCATAATCAGGAACGAGAAAAGAATGTTGCAGGAATGTGTTGACGCTTTAATTGATAACGGCCGGGTCGGGAAGGCAGTATTAGGCGCGGGCAGTCGTCCATTAAAGAGTCTGACTGATTTATTGCGGGGCAAAAAAGGCCGTTTCCGTCAAAATTTACTAGGCAAGAGAGTCGACTATTCGGGCCGAAGCGTTATAGTTATAGGGCCGTCGTTAAAGATTTATCAATGCGGACTTCCTAAGCAAATGGCACTAGAATTATTTAAACCGTTTGTAATTCGCAGGCTCGTTGAAGGCGGACTCGCTCCAAATGTTAAGAACGCAAAACGCAAAATCGAGAAGGGCGGCGGCGAAGTCTGGGAGATTCTCGAAAATATAATCAAGGATCACCCCGTTATGTTAAATCGCGCTCCCACTTTGCACAGATTAGGAATTCAAGCGTTTGAGCCTGTTTTAATGGAAGGTAAAGCTATAAGATTGCATCCTATGGTCTGCACGGCGTTTAATGCAGATTTCGACGGGGATCAAATGGCCGTTCACGTTCCATTAAGCATTGAAGCTCAGGCCGAAGCAAGATTGTTAATGCTGTCAGCTAATAATTTATTATCACCAGCGAGCGGCAAACCCGTTGTAACTCCGACTCAAGATATAGTTTTAGGCGTTTATTATTTGACTGACATGAGAGACGGACTCAAGGGCGAGGGTATGCATTTTTCTGACATGGATGACGTTATGAGCGCAATTTCTCACGGAGCAGTCCACGTAAACGCACGAATCTGGCTCAAAGAGAATCCCGAATTATGGCCGAATCTTAAGGGCAGGCGCAAATATACTCATAACGGCGGCGCTGTAATCGTTGACAATGCCGAGTCAATTAAAGGAAATCCCCGCGTTGTATTCTTTGAGACGAGTCCCGGCCGAGTCATGTTCAATAATAAAATCGCTCCTAAATTGAGATTCGTTAATGAGCAGCTCGATAAAAAACGAATCGGCCGATTACTTGATGACGCTTATGATCAAGTTGATAGACCCGGAGTCGTTGAAATGTTAGATCAAATTAAAGCACTCGGCTATCACTGGGCAGCACGCAGCGGAATAAGTTTTGGCGTTCAGGCTGTAAGAATTCCCGACGAGAAAGCAGTTATCACCAGCAAGACTCAAGCTGAAGATAATATCGCTAAAGATAATTACGAAATGGGACTCTTGACTTATGATGAATACTTAGATCAGAAGAGTAAATTATGGGCTGAGGCAACTCGGACTATAGCAGAAAAAATTAAGGAACATATGAGTCTCGATAATCCCGTTAGAATGATGGTAGATAGCGGCGCAAGAGGTTCACTCGGTCAAATGGGACAAATGGCAGGAATTCGCGGACTCATGGCCGACCCGACCGGAAAGACAATAGATTATCCCATTACTGCAAATTTCCGTGAAGGTATGAATATGCTTGAGTACTTTATTTCAACGCACGGAGCAAGAAAGGGACTCGCTGATACGGCCTTGAGAACTGCTAAATCAGGATATTTGACCCGCCGTCTTGTTGATGTCTCGCAGGATTTAATTATTACTGAGCATGATTGCGGGACTGATAAGGGAATAAGCATAAGGCCTTTATTAAGTGAAGGCAAAGTAATGATCGGTATAGCTGACAGAATCGCCGGCAGAACTTCATTACATGACATAAGCGCGAACGGTGAATTAATTGTCAAATCCGGTGAAATCATAACAGAGAGACTCGCAAAGAAAATCGAGGCAGCCGGAATTAATGAAGTCTGGGTAAGAAGTCCCCTCGCTTGCTCGCTCAAAAAAGGAATTTGCCAGAAATGTTACGGCACTGATTTGTCATCGCGTCAGTTAGTCCCGATCGGTGAGGCTGTTGGAGTCGTTGCTGCTCAATCAATCGGCGAACCCGGTACGCAATTAACAATGAGAACATTTCACACGGGCGGAGTCCGTTCAGCTGAAGACATTACGCAGGGTCTTCCCAGAATCGAACAGTTATTTGAAGTCAGACGGCCGAGAAAAGTTGCGATTTTGGCAGGGATTGACGGCCATGTTGAAGAAATCCGCTCAAATGAAGGCAAGCGCAAAGTCATTATCTCAAACGATGACGGCACAGAAAAAATTACTCACGCTATACCTTCAGGCCAAGAGATTCGAGAAGATATAGAAGAGGGCGCGGAAGTCTCGAAAGATACTCTTTTAACAGAAGGAAGCGTTGACCCTCAGCAATTATTAGAAGTTGAAGGACTCGACGCTGTGCAAAAAATGTTAGTTGACGAGATTCAATATGTCTATCACTCTCAGGGTGTCAGCATAAATAATAAACATATTGAAGTAATCTTGCGTAAAGTTGCACCGTTAAACAAAGTCAGAGTCATTGAAGAGGGCGATACTTCATTTGTTGCCGGTGATATGGTATTCGAGGACGAAGTCGAAAAAGTTAAGGCCGAAATCATTGACGATAACGAGAAGCGAATCAAGACAGCTCTTGACTCATTTGAGGGCGATTTGTTAATTGACGCTGATAGAGTCGACGAGGAAACGCAGGAATTTATAGGCAAAGAGTTAGACGAGGAAGCATTGACGAAAATTTTGACTCCCGGAAGTTCTGTTAATATGCTCACTATACAGCATGAAGATCAAATTGTTGACGTTATACTCGGCCGGGCTGCTTTCCGTAAAAAAATGGAGGGCTTGAGGCTCGTTCGTGATGTCAAGACGGCTAAAGGCAAAGTCAAAAAAGGTGTCAAACTCGGCCGCGATGAACTTAGAAAGATAACATCAGGAGATCCCGTTATAATCCGTGTTAGAGACAGGGACACTTTGACTCGAATCACTAATAATAAATGGGCCGCTGAAGATGTCATGACGGGAACGAGATTAATTCAGCCTCAAGATACTTTATTGAGTGATAAATACGCTCAAGACATGTCAGACAGCGGAATCAGAGACGTTAAAGTCTGGAGCGCAGTAGAGAAAGTTGACATAATTGACTCTATGAAAAAATTGCTCATGAATAAAGAATTATGGGACAAAGAATTATTTGAGGACGGAGAAGCAACAGGCCGGCATATTGACGCTCAAGTTATAGAAGATTTTGCGACGGGTAAGATTCAAGTGATTGAGACTGAAGACGGCAGAGTTACACGTCAAGACGTATTAATTAAGCTCTTAATGGGCAAATTAAGAAATAAAATCTTGCTTGACTTAAAAGTTGAAGATCCTTCACTCATTAAGTATGTTGAAATCAAAGTCGGAAAACTCGAACAGCCTGAGGACTCGCAAATTTCAGAATCAAAGCCGGAACCCGCTCCCGAACAGAAAAACGAGCCCGAAATCGAGCCGGAACCTGAAGATATATCAGCACTTTTTGAGGACGATGACGAGGACGACTCGCCAATTTTAGCAATGACTCCCGCAAAACCTGAAGTTAAAGCTAAATCAAAGCCGACACCTGAACCCGCAATATCTGAGTCAATATTCGAATCAGAATCAGAAGACGAGGAAGAAGACGACGACGAAAGATTTAAATTTAGGCCGGGAATGGAGCTTAAAGCCTCGTTAATTGAAGAAATTGCGAAATTGAATCCTCTTGAGATAATAGCTCGTGCAGCAAATGCTAAAGCCGATGAGTATCATTTAATCAGGGATTATACTTTTGTCCGCAAAATGCGTGAAATGCCGGAATGCAAACCGTTCATACATGGAATCACTAAGGCGGCACTTGCTACAGATAGTTTCTTGAGCGCGGCATCATTCCAACAAACTGCGCAGGTTTTAGCCGGTGCAGCTGTTAAAGGCGAGTTAGACCCATTGAACGGACTCAAGGAAAATGTAATCATAGGGCATTTAATACCAGCAGGAACAGGAGCAGAGCCATTCAGGGGCATAACTTACAAGCCGACTCGGAAAAAAGCTCCCGAACCTATAGAAGGTCAATTTATAGAGCCTAATATTTCTACATCAGATATTTTTGCTGAATAA
- a CDS encoding zinc-binding alcohol dehydrogenase family protein: MKAVRIIEPFKVECIDVPKPEPKEGQALLKIMAAGICGSDIGAFRGTNNLVSYPRIIGHELSAVIESIPADNPKGLKPGDRVVAEPYMFCGNCYPCRIGRTNCCTHMQTLGVHRDGGMCEYFCHPANMLVKIPDGMTWEQAAMAEPLTISLHGIHRGGLKEGEFCAVIGAGPIGLAAAMAAQAYKAHAILIDIVQERLDYAKKVGIEYTINSANENPTERIAEITGGDMAQLVVECSGANAQIRAALDYASHAGRITLTGWPKKETSLPTDLITKKELDIRGGRNSAHEFEEALELIHSKRVDMEKLLTKVVSVEDAPAAIIDIEKNPGNYMKVIVKF, from the coding sequence ATGAAAGCAGTACGAATTATTGAGCCCTTCAAGGTTGAATGCATTGACGTACCAAAGCCCGAACCTAAAGAAGGCCAAGCGTTATTAAAGATTATGGCTGCGGGGATTTGCGGGTCTGATATAGGCGCGTTCAGAGGCACAAATAATCTCGTGAGTTATCCCCGAATCATAGGCCATGAATTATCGGCTGTAATCGAGTCAATTCCTGCTGATAATCCAAAAGGTTTAAAGCCGGGCGATAGAGTCGTTGCTGAACCATACATGTTTTGCGGGAATTGTTACCCCTGCAGAATAGGCCGCACAAATTGCTGCACTCATATGCAGACGCTTGGAGTTCATAGAGACGGCGGAATGTGCGAATATTTTTGCCATCCTGCAAATATGCTCGTGAAGATTCCCGACGGAATGACATGGGAACAGGCGGCAATGGCCGAGCCTTTGACTATCAGTTTGCACGGGATTCACAGGGGCGGACTCAAAGAGGGCGAATTTTGCGCAGTTATAGGAGCAGGCCCGATCGGTTTAGCTGCTGCAATGGCTGCACAGGCTTATAAGGCACACGCGATTTTAATCGATATAGTTCAAGAAAGACTCGATTACGCTAAAAAAGTCGGCATTGAGTACACTATTAATTCAGCAAATGAGAACCCTACAGAGAGAATCGCAGAAATTACGGGCGGCGACATGGCTCAATTAGTCGTAGAGTGTTCCGGGGCAAATGCTCAAATCAGGGCAGCTCTTGATTATGCCTCACACGCAGGCAGAATTACTTTAACAGGCTGGCCAAAGAAAGAAACGAGTCTCCCGACTGATTTAATCACGAAAAAGGAATTAGACATCAGGGGCGGACGTAACAGCGCGCATGAATTCGAGGAAGCATTAGAGTTAATTCACTCAAAACGCGTTGACATGGAGAAATTATTAACAAAAGTAGTATCAGTTGAAGACGCTCCGGCCGCTATAATTGATATCGAGAAGAACCCCGGCAATTATATGAAGGTCATCGTTAAATTTTAA